A single genomic interval of Peromyscus leucopus breed LL Stock chromosome 7, UCI_PerLeu_2.1, whole genome shotgun sequence harbors:
- the LOC114686228 gene encoding nuclear receptor-interacting protein 3: protein MFYSGLLTEGGRKETDMREAASLRQQRRMKQAVQFIHKDSADLLPLDGLKKLGSSKDTQPHNILQRRLMETNLSKLRSSRVPWASKTNKFNQAKSEGLKKCEDDDMILVSCQCAGKDVKALVDTGCQYNLISSACVDRLGLKDHVKSHKHEGEKLSLPRHLKVVGQIEHLLITVGSLRLDCPAAVVDDNEKNLSLGLQTLRSLKCIINLDKHRLIIGKTDKEEIPFVETVSLNEANTSEA, encoded by the coding sequence ATGTTTTACTCAGGACTCCTCACCGAGGGCGGCCGCAAGGAGACCGACATGCGGGAAGCGGCGTCCCTGCGGCAGCAGCGCCGGATGAAGCAGGCGGTGCAATTCATCCACAAGGACTCCGCCGACCTGCTCCCCCTGGACGGCCTCAAAAAGCTGGGCTCGTCCAAGGACACGCAACCTCATAACATTCTGCAGAGGCGCCTCATGGAAACCAACCTGTCCAAGCTCCGGAGCAGTCGAGTCCCTTGGGCCTCCAAGACCAACAAATTCAATCAGGCAAAGTCTGAAGGGCTAAAAAAGTGTGAAGATGATGACATGATTTTAGTGTCTTGCCAGTgtgctggaaaggatgtgaaaGCTCTGGTTGACACCGGCTGTCAGTATAATCTCATCTCTTCGGCCTGTGTGGACAGATTGGGACTAAAGGACCATGTTAAATCTCACAAGCATGAAGGAGAAAAGCTTTCTCTGCCACGGCATCTCAAAGTAGTAGGCCAGATTGAGCACCTACTGATTACAGTGGGCTCTCTCCGTCTGGATTGCCCAGCAGCTGTGGTTGATGATAATGAAAAAAACTTGTCACTTGGGCTTCAGACTCTTAGATCCCTGAAGTGTATCATAAATTTGGACAAGCACCGGCTGATCATTGGGAAGACAGACAAAGAAGAAATCCCTTTTGTGGAGACAGTGTCTTTGAATGAAGCCAACACTTCAGAAGCATAA